A window from Candidatus Nitrospira neomarina encodes these proteins:
- a CDS encoding acyl-[ACP]--phospholipid O-acyltransferase encodes MTESSSASPPPAAQSAALRGLLVAQFFGAFNDNAWKLIVALLAIKQVAASVGASGPDFEAASQTTTTQAFVIFTLPLMVVSAFAGVFSDRFSKRTVIVVMKAVEVLLMGAGTAALFWNPLGGVLPLLVLAAMGAQSALFSPSKYGILPELLPHHRLSWGNGQLEMWTFIAIIAGTALAGPLLDLSGQTPWLTGLVLMVCSGIGLWASLFIPTVPRARLEGGVRETWKAAIEALRLDRVLKLGILGAMAFWTLASLVGQDVLIYAKAVLQLSDSLSGLPLAAFGIGVGIGSLLVGKLSAAKVELGYLPLGGTGITASLFALGFGEPQLGGTLMAMGCLGLASGFVVVPLNALIQWRSPADRRGAVIAFANTLVFGGVLLGSLGSGFLSKIGLSASNIFLVSGIGSATLTIWALRVLPEMFIRLMLVLFTHTIYRLTITGRDRIPQEGGALLVPNHVSFIDGLLLLATTDRPIRFLVDQHYYDHRVLHPFAKIMGVIPISSNGSPREILSALRQAGQSLDRGELVCIFPEGQITRTGNLLPFRSGFTRIVKGRDVPIVPINLDRVWGSIFSFIGGRFLAKWPTCFPYPITLSIGDPLPSTTSAEEVRQAVQELGEAAWRLRKPSRRPLHHSFVWSMRKHPFRLMFGDATTPHVSCFKALTGAIALARALRPRWEGQHTVGILLPPSVGGALANVAATLSGKTTVNLNYTLGVQGLEATAKQAGLITVLTSRIFLNKAKVELPAYLTPIWIEEIRNTINLQARLTAALLALFAPVRMLERHCGATIHPSIDDIATIIFSSGSTGEPKGVLLSHFNLDSNVEGIAQVLHLDHNDRLLGILPFFHSFGYLTTLWFPLIHGAGVIYHPSPLDAGPIGDLIHQHRITILLTTPTFLQLYLRRCTPEQFGSLRIVLTGAEKLPDRLLIAFEERFGIRPIEGYGVTECSPVIAVNCPDFRASGFFQSASRRGTVGQPLPGVSVRIVDPDTEQPLPIGTPGMLLVKGPNVMDGYLGREDLTAKVIRQGWYTTGDIAALDEDGFITITDRLSRFSKIGGEMIPHGRVENALLEASNAETMVLAVTAVPDERKGEQLVVLHTLEESAIPEILEKVSASGLPNLFIPKRDNFIKVDHIPVLGTGKLDLRTLKQLALEKLSNAQLP; translated from the coding sequence GGTAGGTGCATCTGGGCCGGATTTTGAAGCAGCCTCCCAGACGACCACCACACAAGCTTTTGTCATCTTTACCCTTCCCCTGATGGTGGTTTCGGCCTTTGCCGGAGTCTTTTCCGATCGGTTCAGTAAGCGAACCGTGATCGTCGTCATGAAAGCCGTAGAAGTTTTGTTGATGGGAGCCGGTACCGCAGCCCTTTTTTGGAATCCGCTGGGTGGAGTCCTCCCCCTCCTGGTACTAGCCGCAATGGGTGCCCAAAGCGCCCTTTTTAGTCCTTCCAAATATGGAATTCTTCCTGAACTCCTGCCTCACCATCGCCTGTCATGGGGAAATGGTCAACTCGAGATGTGGACCTTCATCGCCATCATTGCAGGGACCGCATTGGCGGGTCCCTTGCTGGACCTTTCCGGCCAAACCCCATGGCTAACAGGCTTAGTGCTTATGGTGTGTTCGGGAATAGGTTTATGGGCTTCTTTGTTTATTCCCACAGTCCCACGGGCTCGACTTGAGGGCGGAGTGCGAGAAACCTGGAAAGCCGCCATTGAAGCCCTTCGGTTAGATCGAGTTTTGAAATTGGGTATATTGGGGGCCATGGCATTTTGGACGTTGGCCAGTTTGGTTGGGCAGGATGTGTTGATCTACGCAAAAGCCGTCCTTCAATTATCTGATTCTCTTTCAGGGCTACCCCTGGCAGCCTTCGGAATTGGGGTTGGCATTGGCTCCCTGTTGGTCGGAAAACTCTCAGCGGCCAAAGTGGAATTAGGCTACCTTCCCTTGGGAGGCACAGGGATAACCGCCAGTCTTTTCGCCTTAGGGTTTGGGGAGCCACAATTAGGAGGAACCCTCATGGCCATGGGTTGTCTCGGCCTCGCCAGCGGATTTGTGGTGGTCCCGCTCAACGCTCTGATCCAATGGCGATCCCCGGCTGATCGACGAGGGGCCGTGATTGCCTTTGCCAACACCCTGGTCTTTGGAGGAGTCCTTTTGGGATCTCTGGGATCAGGATTCCTGTCAAAGATCGGGCTTAGCGCCAGCAATATCTTTCTCGTCTCAGGCATCGGGAGCGCGACTCTGACCATTTGGGCGCTTCGGGTTCTCCCCGAAATGTTTATTCGGTTGATGTTAGTCTTGTTCACCCACACCATTTATCGACTCACCATCACCGGGCGGGATCGTATTCCGCAAGAAGGCGGGGCACTTCTGGTGCCCAACCATGTCTCCTTCATTGACGGACTGCTCCTACTCGCCACCACCGATCGCCCTATTCGATTTCTCGTCGACCAACATTATTATGACCATCGCGTGCTCCATCCCTTTGCCAAAATCATGGGGGTCATTCCCATTTCCTCGAACGGATCTCCCAGAGAAATTTTATCTGCGTTACGGCAAGCAGGACAGAGTCTCGATCGAGGCGAACTGGTATGCATTTTTCCAGAAGGCCAAATTACCCGTACCGGTAACCTCTTACCCTTCCGGTCGGGATTCACCCGTATCGTCAAAGGTCGGGATGTCCCCATTGTTCCCATCAACCTTGACCGTGTCTGGGGGAGTATCTTCAGTTTCATCGGTGGACGATTTTTGGCAAAATGGCCGACCTGCTTCCCCTACCCCATCACGCTCTCTATCGGCGATCCCCTCCCCTCAACCACATCTGCTGAAGAGGTGAGGCAAGCCGTTCAAGAATTAGGAGAAGCCGCCTGGCGTTTACGAAAACCCAGCCGACGCCCTCTCCATCACAGTTTTGTATGGTCCATGCGCAAACACCCTTTTCGCCTCATGTTTGGAGATGCGACTACACCTCATGTGTCCTGCTTCAAGGCGCTGACAGGCGCTATCGCCTTGGCAAGAGCACTCAGACCTCGCTGGGAAGGGCAACACACGGTTGGAATTCTACTGCCTCCGAGTGTGGGCGGCGCACTCGCCAATGTGGCTGCAACTCTTTCGGGAAAAACCACCGTCAATTTGAATTACACCCTTGGGGTACAAGGGTTGGAGGCCACCGCCAAACAAGCGGGATTAATAACGGTTCTCACCAGCCGCATCTTCTTAAATAAAGCCAAAGTCGAACTCCCGGCTTACCTTACTCCTATCTGGATCGAGGAGATTCGAAACACAATTAATTTACAGGCTCGGCTCACCGCGGCGTTGTTAGCGCTCTTCGCTCCAGTCCGAATGTTGGAGCGTCACTGTGGAGCCACAATTCATCCTTCTATCGATGATATCGCCACCATTATTTTTAGTAGCGGGAGCACGGGAGAACCTAAAGGCGTCCTGCTGAGTCATTTCAACCTTGATTCAAACGTGGAAGGAATTGCCCAAGTCCTGCACCTGGATCACAATGACCGACTTTTGGGGATTTTGCCGTTTTTTCATTCTTTCGGATATCTGACCACACTGTGGTTTCCACTCATCCATGGAGCCGGCGTGATCTACCATCCCTCTCCCTTGGATGCCGGGCCCATTGGAGACCTAATCCACCAGCATCGAATCACCATCCTCTTAACGACCCCGACTTTCCTGCAATTATATCTTCGCCGCTGCACCCCGGAACAATTCGGTTCCCTCCGGATCGTACTCACAGGCGCAGAAAAGTTACCCGACCGGCTTCTGATCGCATTCGAAGAACGATTTGGCATTCGTCCCATTGAAGGATATGGAGTCACAGAATGTTCGCCCGTGATTGCAGTCAATTGTCCAGATTTTCGAGCTTCGGGGTTTTTCCAATCCGCCTCTCGGCGGGGAACGGTCGGACAGCCACTTCCAGGCGTGTCTGTTAGAATTGTTGATCCTGATACTGAGCAACCGTTGCCGATCGGCACCCCAGGTATGCTCTTAGTCAAAGGGCCAAACGTGATGGATGGGTATTTAGGCCGTGAAGATTTGACAGCAAAAGTGATACGACAGGGATGGTACACTACCGGAGATATTGCGGCCCTGGATGAGGATGGGTTTATTACGATTACGGATCGCCTATCCCGATTTTCCAAAATCGGTGGCGAGATGATCCCTCATGGACGGGTTGAGAATGCGTTATTGGAAGCGTCAAACGCCGAAACCATGGTTTTGGCTGTCACCGCCGTACCTGATGAACGGAAAGGGGAGCAGCTGGTCGTCTTACACACCCTCGAAGAATCGGCCATTCCGGAGATCTTGGAAAAGGTCTCGGCTAGTGGATTGCCCAATCTGTTCATTCCCAAACGGGACAATTTTATCAAAGTAGATCACATCCCCGTATTGGGAACGGGAAAATTGGACTTGCGCACCTTAAAACAACTGGCACTGGAAAAACTATCAAATGCA